Proteins from one Mastacembelus armatus chromosome 16, fMasArm1.2, whole genome shotgun sequence genomic window:
- the LOC113136416 gene encoding fucolectin-7, translating to MMKLSGFLLLLLLGTCSVSTYENVALRGKATQSHRYLHNFGDANSAIDGNRNAIFDAGSCTHTIEQANPWWRVDLLQLYIITSIVITNREDCCPERINGLLIHVGSSLDDNGLANPVVGTVTQIAAGQSFTLKLKERVVGRYVTLVLPGVQRVLTLCEVEVHGYPAPTGENLALQGKATQSSLYDTGIAYNAIDGNRNSKWEHASCSHTKNDHIPWWRLDLRKTHKVFSITITNRDVAAERLNGAEIRIGDSLTNNGNDNPRCAVITSIPGGDTVQYDCNGMDGRYVNIVIPGRAEYLTLCEVEVYGSRLD from the exons ATGATGAAACTCAGTGGTTtccttctgctgctcctcctgggAACATGCTCGGTTTCCACTTATG aaaatgtgGCCTTGCGTGGAAAAGCAACCCAGTCACACCGTTATTTGCACAATTTTGGAGATGCCAACAGTGCAATTGATGGGAACCGAAACGCTATCTTTGATGCTGGATCATGCACCCACACCATCGAACAGGCCAACCCCTGGTGGAGGGTGGACCTGCTGCAGCTATACATCATCACCTCTATCGTCATCACCAACAGAGAAGACTGCTGTCCAGAAAGGATCAATGGTTTGCTCATCCACGTGGGCAGCTCTTTGGATGACAATGGTTTAGCAAACCCAGT ggTTGGCACAGTTACTCAAATCGCTGCAGGCCAATCGTTCACTCTGAAGTTGAAAGAACGTGTGGTGGGCCGTTATGTGACTTTGGTTCTACCAGGTGTACAAAGGGTCCTTACACTCTGCGAAGTGGAAGTCCATGGGTACCCCGCCCCAACGG GAGAGAACCTGGCCCTGCAGGGAAAAGCCACACAGTCATCTTTGTATGATACGGGCATTGCTTATAATGCCATAGATGGGAACCGGAACAGCAAATGGGAACATGCCTCCTGCAGTCACACAAAGAACGACCACATTCCCTGGTGGCGACTGGATCTGCGTAAAACCCATAAAGTGTTTTCTATTACGATAACAAACAGAGATGTCGCCGCAGAGCGACTTAATGGAGCTGAGATCCGCATCGGAGATTCTCTTACCAACAATGGCAATGATAATCCCAG GTGTGCTGTGATCACAAGTATCCCGGGAGGTGATACAGTTCAGTACGACTGTAATGGGATGGACGGTCGCTACGTTAACATAGTCATCCCTGGAAGAGCGGAATACCTGACTCTGTGTGAGGTGGAGGTCTATGGCTCCAGGCTGGACTGA